In Pseudomonas sp. ADAK2, the genomic window CGGCGAGACAAATAGCTCACCACGCCAGGCGCCCTGTACGGTTCGCTTGCCGACAATCAGCCACATCACCGCCAGCAACGCCACCAACACGCAGCCAAACATGCTGAAGAAAGTCAGGTTCAAGGTGCTCGCCAATTTCAGCGTGGCCAGAGAATAGACGCCCAGCGGGAACGTAAAACCCCACCAGCCGAGGTTGAACGGAATGCCGGCGCGCAGGTAACGCACGGTGATCAGCACCGCGATCAGCATCCACCACAGCCCAAAGCCCCACAGCGTGATCCCGGCCACCAGCCCCAGCCCGGCGGCGATTTCGCCGATACCGGGCAAACCGTTGGCAGCGAAGATCGCCGGAGCATCGGCGCCCAGCAGCAACATGCCCAGCGCGCCGGTGCCAATCGGCCCGAGGGCCAGCCAACTGGAAGCGGCCATGTTTTCGTGGGGCAACTTATGCAGGGCCATGCGCAGCAACAGAATGGTCAGAATGCTGAACGCTACCGGCAGGGAAAAGGCCCAAAGCACGTAGCTGGTCACCAGCACTACCAGTTGCGAATGGGCCTCGGCCAAGTGCGGCGCCAACAGACCACCGCTGGCGGCGGCCACTTCCGCGGCCACGACGGGCAACAGCCAGACGGCGGTCATCTGGTCGATGCTGTGTTCCTGGCGGGTAAACATCATGTACGGAATCAGCACGCCACAGGCCAGGGACATCGCCACATCCAGCCACCAAAGCACTTCGGCGACTTGAATCACCCCATCGCCCCAGCGCGGCAAACCGAACACCAGAAAGCCGTTAATGATGGTCGCCAGGCCCATGGGAATCGTGCCGAAAAACATCGAGACCGTGGAGTGCCCGAAAATCCGCCGCGCCTCATCGAAGAACAGCACCCAACGCGCGGCGTACAGCCCGGTGAACAGCACAAACAGAACGATATTGAACAGCCACAAACCCTCGGCGACTGCGTGCAGTCCGGGAATGGCCACCGGCAATTGCGCCAGCGCCAGCGCCAGCACGCCAGTGCCCATGGTGGCGGCGAACCAGTTCGGGGTGAACTGGCGAATCGCTTCCAAAGGGCGAGGAAGAAGACTTAAAGGTTTGTAACCGGGCTTGGCAGCATTGGGGCAGATCATGGCGAACTCCTGTCCTCTGATGAGGTAGAGCCCATGGTAGAACCGAATCGAATATCTATATAACGGGTAATATCTCTAACTGTTATCTGTTTTGTAGATATACGTCAAACACTGCCTTCTGATTCGATCACCAATATCCGCGCCGCGCCCAGCGGATGCGCCACATGCTCGGTGCCCACCGAGGCATAAAAAATATCGCCGACGTCCAGTAAGGTCTGCTGTTCGACGCCTGCTTCGCGGTAGTGCATCTGCACCTGCCCATCAAGCACCACGAACACTTCCTGACCATCGTTGACGTGCCATTTGTACGGCTGATCGGTCCAGTGCAAACGGGTAGTGATGCCGTTCATGTTGGCGATGTCCAGCGCGCCCCAGGCACGTTCGGCGGTAAAAGATTTGCTGCGGATGATCTTCATGGGACGGTCCGTCGAATGGGTGGCTGCGCCAAGGCTAACGATCATCCGGCATCGGCGCTACAGCCTTTCACTGCACGCTGGCGCATCAATCCCAGCAACGCACCCACAGCCAGGACAATCAGCACTGCGCCATAACCGTCGGTGGTCGCGATCAGCCCGAAGGTGCGGGTCAGACTCCCCGCCAGCAACGACGGCAAGCAAAACGCCAAGTAGCTCAGCACATAAAACGCCGACATCAACCCGGCCCGTTCATGGGGCAGGGCCAGCGGCACAAGGCTGCGCACGGCACCGAGGAAACCGGCGCCGAAACCGCAACCGGCCACCAATGTGCCGATGAAAAACAGCGACAGGCTGGCGCTGTGCACGGCCGTCAGAATCAACACAATACCGGCGGGCAGCAAACCGGCGCCGAGGCGCAGCACCTTGTCCGCCGGGCGATTGCGCAAGGTGTAGATCATCAGCGCGCCGGTCACCGTCAATGCCGCGACCGTCGAGCCGCCGATCAGGTTCGAGGTCGAGCCGGTGGCCGTGCGCACCAGCGACGGCGCCAACGAGGCGAAGAAGCCACCCAGCGCCCACACCGCGGTGTTGATCGGCAGCACCGACCACAACGTGCGCCGCGCCTGTACTGGCACATGCAGGGTCGGGCGCAGCGAGGCCCAGGCGCCCGGTTGCACACTGACGCTTTCCGGCAGACGCCAGACGTACAGCGCCTGCATCACGAATAGCGCCAGCAATACCCAAAAGGTCAGTTGCAACGGCAGCGGCGCGAACTCGGCCAACAAGCCGCAACCCATCGCCCCAATGGCCATGCCCAGCAACGGCGCCACGCTATTGATCAGCGGCCCTTGCTGACGATCGGTATCCAGCAGCGCGGCACTTAATACGGCTGTGGCCATTCCGGTGGCGAAGCCCTGAAGCACACGGGCACTGATCAGCCAAGTGACGCTGTCGGCGTTGATAAACAGCAACATCGCCAGCATGTTCAGCAGGATCGCTGTGAAGATCACCGGTTTACGGCCGAGGAAATCCGAGAGCGAACCGACGGTCAGCAGCGCTACGAGCAAGCTCAGGGCGTACACGCCGAAGATCAGGGTCAGGGTCGCTGCCGAGAACTGCAACTGTTCCTGATACAAGTGATACAACGGCGTCGGCGCCGTGGAAGCGGCGAGAAAGCTGAGTAAAGTGATCGCCAGGAACCACAGGCTTACTCGGTTTGACGTTGGGTAAGACATTGGCATCCTCCGCAAAAGCTAAGTTTTTGCTTTTGCGGAGTGTGCTACTCACTAGCGCTTAAAGCAAATTCTTTGTGTTAAGGTCCGCCGCATGGCTATTAAAGAAGGTTTACGCCCAGGTGGCAGAAGTGCCCGGGTGCAAGAGTCGGTTCACTCGGCAGTCCGTGCTCTCCTCGAAGAGCAGGACCGCGCGAGCGTGACCGTGCCGCAAATCGCGACGCGCGCGGGGGTGACGCCGTCGACGATTTATCGGCGCTGGGGCGATCTGTCGGTGTTGCTGGCGGACGTCGCCCTCGCCCGCATGCGCCCGGAGAGCGAGCCGGCCAACACCGGCAGCCTGCGCGGCGATCTGCGCGCCTGGGCCGAGCAATACCTGGACGAAATGAGTTCAGAGCCCGGCCGCAACATGCTGCGCGACGTGCAATGCAGCATCACGCCGGGCTTTTGCGCGACGATTATTGGCGGGCAGTTGCAGACCATTCTGGATCGCTACCCTGACCAGCCGCTGCCGAGCGTCGATCGGCTGATCAACCTGATCGCGGCGCCGACGGTGTTTCGCATCCTGTTCTCGACGGCGGCGCTGGAGGTCGAGGAATTGCATCGGTTGATCGAGATTGCGCTGAGTCAGTGACGACGCCTTTTCTGTAGGAGCAAGGCTTGCCCGCGAAGGGCCGGCAAAGGCACAAACGATCCAACACAAACTCCCTGCGACACCCCGCCGCGCCTCGACCTTGGTCGACACTGACGAACCCCCGCCATCGTGCGAGACTGTCTATCCGGGCCGGATCCCGGGTGTCTTTTGCCGGGAGTTTCCATGTCGCTGTCCAGCGGGCTGATCGCCGCCGTTGCCCTGGCCTATATGGCCATCATGTTCGCCATCGCCTTCTACGGCGACCGTCGCAGCACGCCGTTGCCGCCGCGAGTGCGCGCGTGGGTGTACAGCCTGTCGCTGGCCGTCTATTGCACCAGTTGGACGTTCTTTGGTGCCGTGGGCCAGGCCGCTGAGCAACTCTGGTCATTCCTGCCGATCTACCTCGGGCCGATCCTGCTGCTAGTGTGTGCGCCGTGGGTCCTGCAAAAAATGGTGATGATCAGCAAACAGGAGAACATCACCTCCATCGCCGACTTTATCGCCGCGCGCTATGGCAAGTCGCAGTCACTGGCGGTGGTGGTGGCGCTGATCTGCCTGGTCGGCGTGTTGCCCTACATCGCGCTGCAACTCAAGGGCATCGTGCTCGGGGTGAACCTGCTGATCGGCGCCGGAGCCGACGCCATGGGCACGCGCGCCCAGGATACGGCGCTGATCGTGTCGCTGGTGCTGGCGCTGTTCACCATTGTCTTCGGTACGCGCAACCTCGACGCCACCGAACACCACCGCGGCATGGTGCTGGCGATTGCGTTCGAATCGCTGGTCAAGCTGTTCGCGTTTCTCGCGGTCGGTGCGTTCGTGACCTACGGTTTGTACGACGGTTTCGATGACTTGTTCGACCAAGCGATGCTTGCCCCGCGCCTGGAAGAGTATTGGAAGGAAACCATCAACTGGCCGTCGATGGTGGTGCAGACCGGCGTCGCGATGATGGCGATCATCTGCCTGCCCCGGCAGTTCCACGTCACGGTGGTGGAGAACATCGAGCCCCAGGACCTGCGCCTGGCCAAGTGGGTGTTCCCGGCCTACCTCGCGTTGGCCGCACTGTTTGTAGTCCCGATCGCCCTGGCCGGTCAGATGTTGCTACCGAGTTCGGTACTCCCGGATTCCTTCGTCATCAGCCTGCCGCTGGCCCAATCGCACCCGGCGCTGGCGATGTTGGCGTTTATCGGCGGCGCTTCAGCGGCCACCGGCATGGTGATCGTGGCCAGCGTGGCGCTGTCGACCATGGTTTCCAACGACATGCTGTTGCCGTGGTTGCTGCGCCGTAACAATGCCGAGCGTCCGTTCGAAGTGTTCCGCCAGTGGATGCTGTCGGTGCGTCGAGTCACCATCGTGGTGATTTTGCTGCTGGCCTACGTCAGTTATCGCCTGCTCGGCTCGACTGCCAGCCTGGCGACCATCGGCCAGATCGCCTTCGCCGCCGTGACCCAACTGGCCCCGGCGATGCTCGGCGCGCTGTACTGGAAACAGGCGAACCGTCGCGGCGTTTTTGCCGGCCTCGCGGCCGGGACGTTCCTCTGGTTCTACACCTTGATTCTGCCGATTGCCGCCCACAGCCTCGGCCTGTCCCTGAGCACGTTCCCGGGGCTGGCCTGGTTGCACAGCAACCCGCTTAAATTGCCGCTGACCCCGCTGACCCAAGGCGTGGTGTTGTCGCTGGCCGCCAACTTCACGTTGTTCGCCTGGGTCTCGGTGCTGTCGCGCACGCGGGTTTCCGAGCACTGGCAGGCCGGTCGCTTCATTGGCCAGGAAATCAGCGCCCGGCCCAGCGCGCGCTCGATGCTGTCGGTGCAAATCGATGATTTGTTGCAACTGGCCGCGCGTTTTGTCGGTGAAGAACGCGCCCGCCAAAGCTTTATCCGCTTCGCCTATCGCCAGGGCAAAGGCTTTAACCCGAACCAGAACGCCGACGGTGAATGGATCGCGCATACCGAACGTTTGCTGGCCGGTGTGCTCGGCGCTTCTTCGACGCGCGCTGTCGTAAAAGCTGCCATTGAAGGCCGGGAAATGCAGCTTGAGGACGTGGTCCGCATCGCCGACGAAGCATCGGAAGTGTT contains:
- a CDS encoding TDT family transporter; translation: MICPNAAKPGYKPLSLLPRPLEAIRQFTPNWFAATMGTGVLALALAQLPVAIPGLHAVAEGLWLFNIVLFVLFTGLYAARWVLFFDEARRIFGHSTVSMFFGTIPMGLATIINGFLVFGLPRWGDGVIQVAEVLWWLDVAMSLACGVLIPYMMFTRQEHSIDQMTAVWLLPVVAAEVAAASGGLLAPHLAEAHSQLVVLVTSYVLWAFSLPVAFSILTILLLRMALHKLPHENMAASSWLALGPIGTGALGMLLLGADAPAIFAANGLPGIGEIAAGLGLVAGITLWGFGLWWMLIAVLITVRYLRAGIPFNLGWWGFTFPLGVYSLATLKLASTLNLTFFSMFGCVLVALLAVMWLIVGKRTVQGAWRGELFVSPCIAGLKK
- a CDS encoding cupin; this translates as MKIIRSKSFTAERAWGALDIANMNGITTRLHWTDQPYKWHVNDGQEVFVVLDGQVQMHYREAGVEQQTLLDVGDIFYASVGTEHVAHPLGAARILVIESEGSV
- a CDS encoding MFS transporter; translation: MSYPTSNRVSLWFLAITLLSFLAASTAPTPLYHLYQEQLQFSAATLTLIFGVYALSLLVALLTVGSLSDFLGRKPVIFTAILLNMLAMLLFINADSVTWLISARVLQGFATGMATAVLSAALLDTDRQQGPLINSVAPLLGMAIGAMGCGLLAEFAPLPLQLTFWVLLALFVMQALYVWRLPESVSVQPGAWASLRPTLHVPVQARRTLWSVLPINTAVWALGGFFASLAPSLVRTATGSTSNLIGGSTVAALTVTGALMIYTLRNRPADKVLRLGAGLLPAGIVLILTAVHSASLSLFFIGTLVAGCGFGAGFLGAVRSLVPLALPHERAGLMSAFYVLSYLAFCLPSLLAGSLTRTFGLIATTDGYGAVLIVLAVGALLGLMRQRAVKGCSADAG
- a CDS encoding TetR/AcrR family transcriptional regulator, whose translation is MAIKEGLRPGGRSARVQESVHSAVRALLEEQDRASVTVPQIATRAGVTPSTIYRRWGDLSVLLADVALARMRPESEPANTGSLRGDLRAWAEQYLDEMSSEPGRNMLRDVQCSITPGFCATIIGGQLQTILDRYPDQPLPSVDRLINLIAAPTVFRILFSTAALEVEELHRLIEIALSQ
- a CDS encoding hybrid sensor histidine kinase/response regulator, whose product is MSLSSGLIAAVALAYMAIMFAIAFYGDRRSTPLPPRVRAWVYSLSLAVYCTSWTFFGAVGQAAEQLWSFLPIYLGPILLLVCAPWVLQKMVMISKQENITSIADFIAARYGKSQSLAVVVALICLVGVLPYIALQLKGIVLGVNLLIGAGADAMGTRAQDTALIVSLVLALFTIVFGTRNLDATEHHRGMVLAIAFESLVKLFAFLAVGAFVTYGLYDGFDDLFDQAMLAPRLEEYWKETINWPSMVVQTGVAMMAIICLPRQFHVTVVENIEPQDLRLAKWVFPAYLALAALFVVPIALAGQMLLPSSVLPDSFVISLPLAQSHPALAMLAFIGGASAATGMVIVASVALSTMVSNDMLLPWLLRRNNAERPFEVFRQWMLSVRRVTIVVILLLAYVSYRLLGSTASLATIGQIAFAAVTQLAPAMLGALYWKQANRRGVFAGLAAGTFLWFYTLILPIAAHSLGLSLSTFPGLAWLHSNPLKLPLTPLTQGVVLSLAANFTLFAWVSVLSRTRVSEHWQAGRFIGQEISARPSARSMLSVQIDDLLQLAARFVGEERARQSFIRFAYRQGKGFNPNQNADGEWIAHTERLLAGVLGASSTRAVVKAAIEGREMQLEDVVRIADEASEVLQFNRALLQGAIENITQGISVVDQSLKLVAWNRRYLELFNYPDGLISVGRPIADIIRYNAERGLCGPGEAEVHVARRLHWMRQGRAHTSERLFPNGRVIELIGNPMPGGGFVMSFTDITAFREAEQALTEANEGLEQRVTARTHELSQLNVALTEAKGTAESANQSKTRFLAAVSHDLMQPLNAARLFSAALTHQDDGLSGEAQKLIHHLDSSLRSAEDLISDLLDISRLENGKINPDPKPFVLNELFDILGAEFKAQAQEQGLKFRLRGSTLRVNSDIKLLRRILQNFLTNAFRYAKGPVLLGVRRRNGELCLEVWDRGPGIPEDKRQVIFEEFKRLDSHQTRAEKGLGLGLAIADGLCRVLGHTLQVRSWPGHGSVFSVTVPLARAQTVVPNTVVELNGKLPTGAQVLCIDNEDSILIGMNSLLTRWGCQVWTARNREECAALLGDGMRPQLALVDYHLDDGETGTELMAWLRTRLGEPVPGVVISADGRPETVAQVHAAGLDYLAKPVKPAALRALLSRHLPL